A window of Metopolophium dirhodum isolate CAU chromosome 6, ASM1992520v1, whole genome shotgun sequence genomic DNA:
acaatgtccgtaaacatctcaaaaagagtcaaaatattttcaacattttatggtgtatagaaaatgctaatataaacattcagtcaaaatttttgtccctgcggtcatttgttttagagttacaccaaaaaccaaaatcgatttactcaaaaacagattttgcgtaaaaattcccgtttttccttaatttttcttttgtttttcacgtcgcgtttgaaaactactgggaaactTATACtgttgaccccccaaagtaccaactagattcactttcctatcagaaaagttactattgaagaaaatccaaacacttttactgtcctaaaaggtgatgacagacacaaaaataaaaaaaaaaataaaaaaaaaataaaaaaataaaaaaaaaaaacacacatcattgtagaatcaatacattcatcgcttcgctcagaatctaaaacacaccTTTGTAAAATCATACAACCATCGCTTCGCCAGAATCTAAAATCCAAGGCTggacaagtttttttttaattcagttaagttaatatgcactaataacaaaaagttaaaagttaaaagttaatttaactatagtaaaactcagttaaattaaaacttaataattttttaggtttttttttctatgaatttcaataaaacattatttgtttggtaaaaaagcttgaaaatatataatacaaagcttctattatgttgttaaaatgtcgtttgaaaaatattaaaaatcctttgttacagttttttttataagcaattaaaattcaaatattgacaaaatacggaaaaaacacgacattttgaaaattatttttagttaaaaattcataaaaattttctttttgaatttaagatttgaaaatgtaatacaagatttttcataagtttgtctacctttatcaacaaaaaaatgtctaccggaaagttgaaatttttatgagcattttaaattcatatttttacaaaatttgttattcactcgatttctcatgtaatgatattcttattttgatataattcaaaataaaattttatttgttgggccaaaactcatgaaattttaatacaaagctcctgatatattgttaaaatagcaattgaaaaatattaaaactgcataggcacaaattttagattctgagcgaagctgtgttttttatttttttatttttgtgtctgtcatcaccttttaggacagtaaaagtgcttggattttcttcaacagtaacttttctgataggaaagtgaatctagttggtactttggggggtcaacaGTATAagtttcccagtagttttcaaacgcgacgtgaaaaacaaaagaaaaattaaggaaaaacttatttatttacttttttttttagttatggcACATTTTCTTAGCTGGTCAATCGAAATAGGTACTGAGACAATATCTGTTTATAGTtataatgaaatgaaaaaaattaattaatacatctTAGAAAACCGCTTTCAAGTAAATCACaacgaatttaaatatatttccagaaatcgaatataataattaacaggaaagtgaatattgatACTCtgttaacatattttactagttataggtacataatatagtacctactatgaaCACATATTTTACACGACATGGATGGCGGATGCACAATTTTTTACTGTATACCAAAAACGAAAATCGATGACCAAAGAGTTAAAACAAATTCATAATGTTttagtaaaaagtttttaacaaatataggatttttgaaaatatcaaaaaaaagtaataaagaaTGATAAGTTGACCAATAAACGctaaaaaaatacctacctaaaattaaaaaaattcataaaatgcaaaaaagatTCTAAATTGAGTACGTTTGTTAGTATCTATACTAGAGCTCTGCACGGTCCGTATGTCACGGTTCTTATAGACCGGACCGGACTGATCCTTTTTAACAGAGACCAGGACTGGACCGgaccgataaaataaaaattaagccaGACCAGACCGGACTGATAAATTTTAACAAAGACAAGACCGGACCGGACCAtgccgataaaataaaaatgaagccAGACCgaacgattattttattataataatgatttttatttttaaacgtaatataaattatatgtaaaattataatattaaattaacgttCAAAATGCAGATCACTATAGACCGGACAATATTGACCTTATATAAATTTGATGGCGGACCGGActggaccatttttttttttaaacaaagagACTGAACCGGACCGAATCACATTAAATTTCAATACACAAAGACCAAAAAAGACCGAACCATGGTCCGGTCCGGTCCAGTTTGGACCAGTCTATACCAGACCGTGCAGAGctctagtacctacctaataattttttttaaatgttaattggTACATTTGATTAAACCgctttaatttgatttttatctaTTATCGTCATTTTTAACAAATCCTTAAAGAACAAAATTTGATGGTGTCATGTCTAGACTACGTGCTGGGCGCTGGctattgaattttcaaactttGTGTACCCGCCCACAAATAAATCcgtaaataaagaaatatgactcaaaaatcaaaatcgactaaatttgcaaaaatatgtaacataaaatTACAGATTTGGATTGGtcgtaacattaaataaatttcaaatttgtatctcgttgacattttttttcttttcaacatacaaaacaatattatgttaaatattgtatgaatatatttttatttattttataattctaacatatatattttagatgagcggagtgcaacagtttttattttatatctaaaatagaaaaaatttgagttacctaacataaaaaaaatgtaagccaCACTATatctaaaagtaaaatatttatacatatctaTTATCGgtctaatatttatcattatttattataaatcaacaattttcagaatttaaaaaaaaaaaatcatttggttttgtgaatattttatttttatggacgccatgtataagtaataatataacaaatgtatgtaaaaatatcatttagtaaataaattattagtacatTGTTTAtccaataatataaatctaaaaaagtgatttcctataaagtataaaatgtataataggtattaccaTACATTTACaggtatacatttacatttagtgttttttttttcttttaatggtgtacattttttttgtatatactatttaatatttttgacaaaaaatgtaTCAGCTATCAAACTTACAACTTACTAAATACTAatcataattattcttattcatattattctatTGGACTTTTGGATTTtgggtttaaaataaaaataaaaatgtaggtatgaatttaaattatattttttattttaaaacgaacTTAAGAAGACGCTGCacccgtatgtgttgtctccgtcttacaaatgtaaaacatagcaaAAATTGTTTTGGCGCGGGAAAAAACCGAGGCTACAGTAATTactaagaaacaaaattttcacCACATGAAAAGGAGAACTTTAGCTATgaaatattggttttatttttcgaTATCGGAACTTCAAAAAAGTTATTTGAAAAACACAgaaaataatggattttgaaacgATAAGACTTTTTTCGTACaagttatatcatataaataaaaacgatatatcacagataatgttcggaattatattgtatatcaatTTGGATTCTTAAATATCACTATACAGCCTGAGTGGTTCGATCCCGCTCAAAACAGTTGTTgcaatgttgtacatttgtaagacggagacaacacatgcaggtgtAGCGTCCACTTAAGtccaatattttaatagtacttACATGTGccataaaacagtaaaatataaatggttGATGTAAGATGTTCATCAACAAATCACCACatgaactaaaattaaatttttaataagtcattaatatttaattatgataccctaattctataaaataaataataaaaataagttgaaaatatgattaaatgccTAAGGCCTAACTGAATATTATTTCAgcccttaaaaaaatatatagttagaatattaacatttttctttaatattaaaaaaatgcctTTAAAGGATCATATTGTAATAAGTGATAACTGTAGTCAATCGCAAGATTGCATTGAAAAACTAGTAGATAACTTGCAAAAgccattttttacaaaaaaacatttttcaacacataattatttaaaaaattatcattttgaaTACATAGAATATGCAAGGAGTATTTGACTCTACATTTTCGTCCTTTTGGCACTACTACATGGCTTTGTTGAACactgtatgataatatagtgGCGTACACTTAATGTGGGTTTTAGATGGTCACAAACCTTTGAAAACCTAGATTGCcgtttttgagttacaaaaattgtatttattttgtatcataCAAACGTAATTGTTACTATTGAATTGGAggggaaaaaactaaaaaaacaagaaCTTTTATTGTGATTTACAAATTACCtacattagtataaaaattcactgatttgaaatgttttttatttttaaatcaattttatgaaaatccTGTATACGCCACTGGTATGACAaatcatttattacaataaaaataattacaatttaatttctaaacacATTACTAACAAaaacacaacaaaatataataatattgcacatTCATGACGCAGTATAATCTACAATAttgacttaaaatatataacacaatatttaataaagtaatgattcagtttttaattaGAACTGTTTATGTTAGCATAGGCCAACtgacatttaaaattagaaaactataattaatatatattcccAATActttgatcaatattttttgtcaaaattatcaCAGAAAACaataactttaaagtttaaatattataaaaaaaatactgatgtGAAAATTCTTAAGCCCATTTTTCATTTAGGCTGGTAAatcataggtaataaaaatatatttacttttagtctgaatagtaaaatatggtttgatatttcttatttaatattatatctaataaatatttgttctgTATGGACCCTGCATTCGTGACCTTctccttaaaatataaaaaaaacaatatattaatttataattataataatataatgaatatataaaatatgtgttttacatgcacattgcacatgtaaattaaatatttataagtatatgtaaTACGGATGTGGTACGAAACATCGACAGGCTAGAATGTTGACAGTTGAAATATcgaaaagtacaaaatatcGACAGATTAAGAAGACgttacatttgttgtctccgtcttacaagctCATAACATAGCAAtctgtacgctcagcagaacgcGTTTAgctccattagtttaaaaatttgagtgaattgacttattataaaatttaaaggtaaggtaatattattatctaggaaATCTCATcggctttttattatactttaattttaaagcgagttatgagtattttaagtattttaatatactaaaaagctTACAACATTTCCTAGACAATATTAggttaattttagatttaaattttacaactgAATGTTGAagttagcattttctatacaccatggaattttcaaaatattttgacttgttttgagatttttatgaacattattagttttaaatttttttagtgtttttactataaatatcaatagtattttattcgtttggtcaagtagcttgaaaatttaatacaaggctcctaatattacaatgacagttgaaaaatattaaaaatacatagactcaatttttttttcttagcatTTAAGTTcccattttgacaaaatacgtaaaaattacgaaaatgtgcaaataattttgaattagaaattcataaaaatttcttttattaatatttgaaaactgaatgcaagattcttcataagtttgtctacctttatcaaaaaaaaaaaaaaaatgtctacaagcaaatcaaattaaatgtttatgagggtttgaagttcatatttttaaaatattggatattcactcgattacTTATAtggcaattttcttattttgttgcaatttaaaaacaaatgactgtagatacttgaaatgtacacatatatttgttttatcaattcatatacttgataatattttcaaaatatttagattggatttcagctgtttacggacaattttaatttataattttttttttcattaaatgtcaataaaataggCGTTTTGTAAACTTGTGTTCCCGTAAATGCACAATATACTATGTGATCactttatcattaataaaatgttttatttgatttttaataaactcaATATTTAACTTACAGTGCTCAAATCTAATTTGGCACTGTATACAATGCATGGAAAATGTTAACTTATTCCAACTATGCCCttaaaaattgtgtattgtGCACAGTGCCCTATTTCCTAGTTTGCCCGTAacatgaatacaatatttagattgaaaaaaaattaaaatattagctaCATTTGAACACATACAGATTAGTCAAATGATTTATGTTCAGTAATGGTGTAATAATGtaacttattatattgtgttttatcatttaaataatatatcataattgttaattatataacaGAGGTGGCCAAACCACAGCTCAcatcttaacatttttactaatataataataggtattatttctTTTCTTGCtcataatgttatttttcattatattatgtggctCACAACTCTTATTCCTGGCCACCCTtgttatataacatacattatataataaaggtgaatcaataattataaataagtagtaCATGCAGGGTTGGGTAGTATCAAAGGTAGTATCTTGTATCTTGATACATAATTTCAAGTATCATGTAtcatgatacattttatactagCATCATGAATCTTTTTTTGACACGAGATACTactatatactactatagtaaacatttgtaCTGAATAGTTTTAAGAAATTTGATTTCGATTTGCAGGAcattcaaaacttaaaataatttaacaatgttataacttgtaagataatttgagaaaaaaaattcaattaaggTACCCATAATACCTATCTTTGCTTACAGTCATAAGGATAAGAACTAAACTAGAATTTtcattcttataaaatatgaatcttCTACCTAGGTATAAGTGTAACCGTGTAGATTTCTCcacataaaatagaaaataaaatcaaaaaaattacagataagCTAACTAAACTaactataacaaatttaatttatatattcatttttacagtataacacattaacacacatgtaagtattaattaagatgtaatttttatgtgatttattaattttggtgtaatgtacctatacgtaaGGTATAACGAGTTGTATTATTTATGACATGATTTTACGATttgaattatgtaatttataaatagggatgtatttgttataaatttataatgtgtattgacttaatgtattattaatatttataactttttaagtatttatgtatagacgtttaataattaataaaattcagGCCCCACAATAAAAAAAGCTGTGTAGATATTAATTTGTTGGccatgtgtaataaaaatttttccatacacataggtaaatatagttggttaaaagattaaaatggaaaacattctaaatagtaaattggtactatataatactaaacGTTTCCAAAACAATATCTTTTGTGATGAATAACTTTCCAAAATAATGTGTATCCGTAAAgtatgttgtatataataaaaaaatattcagccAATTATCTACAAtccaagtaaaatattttgtaggcaTGCATTAggaaactaatttttaaatgttcctCTGACAAAGTAAAAtgtaaactattaactataattaatgttatgaaGTGTAAGGTatgtcttataaatattttttatattaccagTAATTGTAGTAAACTTTATATCAACAAGAAGTCTTTGAATGATTTTAACGACTTAAGCTGTTTGCGTAGTGCTGATATAAGATCAGTTGGTTGCACTAATAATGATATGTCTAATCCGACTGCATTCAGACGGTCTCTAACTTCAGTTTCTTTAAACAACAAGTTTAATGGCCGAGAATTTATCTCTGTTAGTGTCCAAGAAGTAAATGACAATCCATCTAAAGTAGGAGTGCGAGATGATAAGCCATGAGCAGCAGCTAAGCTATTCGGCAGTATATCTTTAATTTCAGCTGTACCCCCTTCTTGAATGATTCCAAGGTCTTGGCCTTGCTCTTGTCGACGTACTACAAATACTCGTCCACAAGGAACACgcctaataattaattcaacctgaaattacatagtatataagtttatataattgtttatctaTTATCAATCACATTAAATAGTACTCAATGTTAACAAATGTTGAACATACAGTAGAAACTCGATAGTCTGGACTAATTAAGCTATTATTATACAGCAATGCCAATCCGTGGCCTGCCAAAGCCTTAGAAGTGGCCAGAGACAATGATTTAACGAAATATTGCACTGTAAAAGGTTAAAAGTGTAAAATGTGTATAGGTAAAACCCTATAAATAACCCATAGGTATATAGGCACACAAcaagtatgtacaatatactaattaaatattgaatttatattagaGGTCGCCCACACAAAGGCAATATTTTACTTATGTTGCCAGTCGAAGAAAAGTGTTGTACATCACTAATACAGTGAAGAATACATAAGTAATCtgtcaacattttttgaaataaaaattgagagcacaacttaaaaagttatttttttacaataaaatctattcctcaaatttataataaataatggatttctttttgtcatttttatcaGAACTACTGTggaacaaaatttatttatcatttgaatTCTCTCAAAAAAACCTCCAATCCAGGAATCCTGACCAAACTTGGTCTGAATTTGTCCTGACTATCGAGATTCtattgtacttatataaaaaacaatgatattaacataaagACTTGGCCATGCTCGTATTAATTTATGAGCATCTGTTGAACATGATACAGGTTTTCCAGCGACACTCAACAATTGATCGCCTAAATGTAAAGCATTATGCAACATTGGATGTTCTTTTTGTTTCCATCCAGCAATCCAAACAGTTTGAAAGACATCAACCAAAGCAATAGTATTAATACAATCTTTACGTCTCAATTGTAATCGTACGCCAGCAAGATGGGACATTTCTTTTCGTAGTTGTAGGACTTGCTTTTCACGAACAGTTAATCGACTAGGACTGAATAAATCTCTGTTTTCTGTCTACATTAATCAGATAAAaagattaaattatcatataatgaTAATGTACATTGTTGGATTCACAAACAGCTTACGGGGGTAAATGGTGTTGGAACTGGCTGTAACATATTGTGTGTGCTACTATTTACTGCTACACGGATTCTATCAGCTCCTAATGCAGGATGTGAACTGTCGCCATTAACTTTTCGACGAGCGCCACGACCTCGACCAATTggtagctaaaaaaaaaaacatttttaataccatttgtgtaaaattttaaaagtagttCAACTTTACTTGAGATCTTGTTGGTAATATCGCAATATCTGCAGGTATTGAATTGGATAAAGCCGGTGGTGGTCTAGACTGCATAgcggtaggtaatattaaatgctcataattaCTAGTTACTTCTTGATCAGTTGTCGGAGGTATAACATCTTGTCTCTTTGGCCTTCTTCTATGCCAACCATCTTCTAGTTCAGCAGTTCTGACTTTAATTCGTTGACCTTCATTTGGCACTTCACTGGTAGATCTTTGTGGCATATCATCAACATGTGTTGTTCTATCACTAAATTCTGAATGACTGCTAGACCTAGCACCACTAACAGATTCTTCTAAAATCGCCGCATTCCGAACTTGATGGTGTCTACTAGACTGTCTTGGAGAAGCAGCAACATTTTCAGATGTAGAACTTGATGATCTACTAGGCCTAGGAGAATTTATTAATGGTTCAGATGATGTTTGAGATGGTTGCTCATTTGTTTGGTTTAAAACTTGTTCCATttgattaaaattgaatacttgattatgatttattacttCTACAATGGTAACATTATTCACTGGTTCACTAGGacttctaaaacaaataaatgtatgatttataaataaacgaatcggaaaaaaaaacatatttaggtattattttctgttacaaaattgaatatttactcaCATTGGATTAGGGCTAATAGGTGGAGTTAAAAAAGTTTGTTCAATTTCTGAAGAAAGACCATCCTCTGTACCTgacaaccaaataataatattaatttaaataacactttttgttaaacattttaaggaAAGCCACACCTATTGATTGAACTACTGAGACAACTGGTTCAACGCCGGGTAAAACATTTGTTGACAAATCACGTAATGGTGGAGGAGGCAGTGGAGAGTTAGGATCTCTAGTCGGTAATAGAGGGGGTCTAGACTCTGGTGGTTTGGTATAGACATTTTCTTTTGGTGACAATATATGCATTTCACGCAATTTCATATCCAAACCTTGAACCCAATCCATCATCTGATTCCTGTAaaggtaaaatgtattattatacaaatagtgAACAACAACCACCACATACTAACCATGAAGGAGCAGCTAAACGTACTACATCTGAAGTGAGGGTTATTACAAATTCATACTGGTACTGTTGTTGATGATCACCCGCCATCACTGGTAATGGACATATAGTAGCAGAAACATGGACGGTATCTGATAGTGGTACGGTATTGTCTGGGCGATGTGCAGCTGCTTTTTTTTGGTCTGCATAAAATTCCAACACTGGTTCTGTGTCATCGTGTATACAAAAAACAGTCCATAGTTTTTGTCCACCAGTGAGTTTCAGAGCAGACTTCTTGTCAATTCCAGCTGGTAGTTTTCTCAACCACGAGTTTTTGTGGATTTCTCTGAACTGCACTCCGCTCATTGTTAATTCAATAACAGTAGTGAATAGGTGGTGATAGCATGAAGAGACTAATATAGAAAACAttgcaaataaatattatacgtcgATAAGTGCTCGGGAGAGAGTGAAATGCTATTTGATTAACCATCAACATCAGTGGCGTAACAATAGGGTACCGATGGGCAAATGGCCATGGGCCTACGAGTATACAACAGTCaacaactttaaattataaagaaaaaaaatgtcaataatactattgaaaaaaaaaattactatttaattttaatgttaggtataataggtaattgtttTCTTGTTGTGAATTgatgtaactataataattcaaatttatgatttccactattacaattataatagtatgtacctCTTACCTATGTGCTATGGATAAAATATTGAGATCAACAAGTGTGAGAAACTTAGCATTACTTTAAATTGAACAAGAAACAGCTCAGAAGATAAATTTTGTTGAAGATTGATGTATTTGAATTTGAGGAAACAAAAGCTAGAAAGAAGCAATTTTACGGTATACCAaacttatgtaggtataatagccAATAAAATCTcccaaaaattagattttttaattctacacatgttaatattaaatttaatactttattattactaaaaaagtcCCATTAGTGTTAGTTGtctatatttgattattattagtatacattaaattgttaaaacatCATTTAAgttttgtattacctattattatatttattatttttattttt
This region includes:
- the LOC132946296 gene encoding uncharacterized protein LOC132946296 codes for the protein MSGVQFREIHKNSWLRKLPAGIDKKSALKLTGGQKLWTVFCIHDDTEPVLEFYADQKKAAAHRPDNTVPLSDTVHVSATICPLPVMAGDHQQQYQYEFVITLTSDVVRLAAPSWNQMMDWVQGLDMKLREMHILSPKENVYTKPPESRPPLLPTRDPNSPLPPPPLRDLSTNVLPGVEPVVSVVQSIGTEDGLSSEIEQTFLTPPISPNPISPSEPVNNVTIVEVINHNQVFNFNQMEQVLNQTNEQPSQTSSEPLINSPRPSRSSSSTSENVAASPRQSSRHHQVRNAAILEESVSGARSSSHSEFSDRTTHVDDMPQRSTSEVPNEGQRIKVRTAELEDGWHRRRPKRQDVIPPTTDQEVTSNYEHLILPTAMQSRPPPALSNSIPADIAILPTRSQLPIGRGRGARRKVNGDSSHPALGADRIRVAVNSSTHNMLQPVPTPFTPTENRDLFSPSRLTVREKQVLQLRKEMSHLAGVRLQLRRKDCINTIALVDVFQTVWIAGWKQKEHPMLHNALHLGDQLLSVAGKPVSCSTDAHKLIRAWPSLYVELIIRRVPCGRVFVVRRQEQGQDLGIIQEGGTAEIKDILPNSLAAAHGLSSRTPTLDGLSFTSWTLTEINSRPLNLLFKETEVRDRLNAVGLDISLLVQPTDLISALRKQLKSLKSFKDFLLI